In Citrus sinensis cultivar Valencia sweet orange chromosome 3, DVS_A1.0, whole genome shotgun sequence, the sequence TAAGCCcatctaattattaatcatcaaaataagggtaaaatgtGCATGAATTGCTGCACAAATTTACAATGCAAAAGAAGCAAAAGCTTTGTTGActcttatattatttaaagaattaaaggtGGTGGTGATAAATTCATCATCATAAGGTCACACCTTAGGCTTTCTTTCAGCCATATTTTTTGGTGCTTCCTTAATAGAGCCTACCCACATTTTATAAGACTGAAAATGGATAACTAAGCCTAAGTATCATTAGGACATGCTATGTGCTCACTTAGCACCCTTACCCAAACAAAACTCATTTGGGCCCTACGCTCTTGGGTTGGGCAGCCTAATTGGACCAATGTTATGGCCCAAAACCCAATTTTGTAGCTTCTCAATTGCTCCCATCTCAGCGTTTTACTCGACTACCCCCCTTGATTCTGCCTCTGCGAAAATGCCTCCTTCGACCTCTCTGCTACTCGGCAGACTTCTCCTTCAACAGCGCCCCCACCGCTTCATTTCTCCACAATCCACTTATTTTTCCCGTTTTTCCCCCACTCGTTACCTCAATTTCCTCTCTAAACCCTTTTCCTCTAAACCCACCTCAAACCCTAAAACCATAGATGACCCAGATCAAGTAATCGCCCGCTCTCTCTCCGGAGAGTTACTCGAGAATCTTGAGGCTGACCCATTACCCATTTCTCAGAGACTCCATCTCATCTTCTCTCACGTAACGCCCACGCCTTCGCTGGTCCAATCCACACTCAATTTTTCGCCTGAAGCCGGCCGTGCGATTCTAGGGTTTAACCACTGGCTTACTCAAAATGCAAATTTTTCACACACTGATGAAACGCTGTCCTTTTTCACTGACTATTTCGGTCGCAGAAAGGATTTCAAAGCCATCCATGATTTTCTTGTTGACAATAAGGAAGTTTTGGGACCTAAAACCTTAGCATCTTGCATTGATAGATTGGTTAGGGCGGGTAGGCCTACTCaggttttagggttttttgAGAGAATGGAGAGAGATTATGGGTTTAAAAGGGATAAAGATTCTCTTAGATTGGTTGTAGAGAAGTTATGTGAAAATGGGTATGCAAGTTATGCGGAGAAATTGGTGAAAGACACTGCTAATGAGATATTCCCCGATGATAAGATATGTGATTTGTTGATTAAAGGTTGGTGTGTTGATGGGAAGCTTGATGAAGCAAAAAGATTAGCTGGGGAG encodes:
- the LOC102608328 gene encoding pentatricopeptide repeat-containing protein PNM1, mitochondrial, coding for MPPSTSLLLGRLLLQQRPHRFISPQSTYFSRFSPTRYLNFLSKPFSSKPTSNPKTIDDPDQVIARSLSGELLENLEADPLPISQRLHLIFSHVTPTPSLVQSTLNFSPEAGRAILGFNHWLTQNANFSHTDETLSFFTDYFGRRKDFKAIHDFLVDNKEVLGPKTLASCIDRLVRAGRPTQVLGFFERMERDYGFKRDKDSLRLVVEKLCENGYASYAEKLVKDTANEIFPDDKICDLLIKGWCVDGKLDEAKRLAGEMYRGGFELGTVAYNCILDCVSKLCRKKDPFRLDSEAEKVLLDMEYNGVPRNVETFNVLISNLCKIRRTEDAVKLFYRMGEWGCHPNETTFLVLIKSLYQAARVGEGDEMIDRMKSAGYAIGKKDYYEFLTRLCGIERIEQAMSVFEKMKTDGHNPDSETYDLLMTKWCAHNRVDKANALFDEAVRNGVEVKPKEYRVDPRYLKKPIAVKKGKKRETLPEKMARKRRRLKQIRLSFVKKPKRMMMR